Proteins encoded together in one Oenanthe melanoleuca isolate GR-GAL-2019-014 chromosome 7, OMel1.0, whole genome shotgun sequence window:
- the C7H2orf88 gene encoding small membrane A-kinase anchor protein: protein MGCIKSKAAFQGSNTVQDERVGAGGSGCAGEKSSLLAVKAEERGPSSTLVLDYAQRLSRDILEQAVRQWAVTESKYSDIPFIESDVP from the coding sequence ATGGGATGCATCAAATCCAAGGCTGCCTTCCAAGGTTCCAACACCGTGCAGGATGAGAGGGTCGGGGCAGGAGGCTCGGGGTGCGCTGGGGAGAAGTCGTCGCTGCTGGCGGTGAAGGCGGAGGAGAGGGGCCCCTCGAGCACCCTCGTGCTGGACTACGCGCAGCGGCTGTCGCGCGACATCCTGGAGCAGGCGGTCAGGCAGTGGGCAGTGACCGAGAGCAAGTACAGCGACATCCCCTTCATCGAGAGCGACGTGCCCtga